Within the uncultured Methanobrevibacter sp. genome, the region TGTATTCCAGCCGTATGCCATGCCGAAAATTGCAAATATTGCAACTTGCAGTATTACATATACAATTGCTCCGATTATAAATACTAGTATGGGCTTATACCATCTGTAATTTTCAAAAGTTCTTGGGAATGTTATATATTCCGGAGTATTATGTTCGCTCATGAAATATACTATATTCTAAAAAATATTTAAAGCCATTCATAAATATATAATATTGATGGATAAAAAAAATTTACTCTTATTTATTTGTACAGTATTGTCATTTTTCACTGTTTTTGCGGTCAATGCAGTTACCATTGTCATTCCCTCAATTGCAACTGAATTTCACATGAGCAATATTGTTCAAAACTGGGTAACTATCATTTTTTTACTTGTTGTGGCTGTACTGTCGGTTCCGGCAGGTCAGATTTCAGCAAAATACGGCCTCAAGAAAGTCACTATAATAAGCGTTGTTTTATTTATCATAATCTCCATTGCCAATGTGCTTGTAACATCACAGGAACAGTTTCTGGCTTGCAGATTGATTTTGGGAATTGCTCTGTCTTTCATTAATGTCACTTCAATGGCAATGATTGTGAATGCTTTCCCGCCTGAAGAGCGCGGAAAGGCATTGGGGATAAACATCACAGGCGTTTATGTGGGGCTGTCCCTGTCTCCGGTTATTGGTGGAATCTTGAATTATAATCTTGGATGGAGATCTGTAGTATTGTTCGGCGTTCCGTTCCTGTTTGTTATTCTGGCCCTGCTTTTAACAAGAATTGATGATGAGTGGAGTTCCTTTGAAAACCTTCCTCTGGATTTGAAAGGATCATTTGCCTATGGAATCGGAATGGTACTGTTCATGTATGGATTCACCATTCTAAACACTCAGCTTGGAGTAATATTGACAGTTCTTGGTGTAATGATTCTTTTAATATTTGCATGGATTGAGCTGAAACAGAAATATCCGGTATTTGACATCAGATTTTTCAAAAATCACAAGTTTTTGTCCGCCAATTTCGCATCACTGTGTGCATATCTGGCAACTTATGCCGTAACAACAATCCTAAATTATCACCTGCAATACATTAAAGGCTTTGATTCACAGACTGCGGGAATGATATTGCTTGTAGCACCATTATGTCAGGTGATTTTAGCTCCAATTGCCGGAAGATTGTCTGACAGGTTCGTGCCGCAGATCCTTGCAGCTATCGGAATGGCTTTAGGTACGTTATCATTATTCCTGTTTTCATTTTTGGACAGCGCAACATCAATTGAATTTTTATTCGTGGCAATGATACTCTATGGAATCGGTTTCGGATTGTTTTCACCACCGAATACGAATGTAATCATGGGTTCCGTTCCGCCGA harbors:
- a CDS encoding MFS transporter — encoded protein: MDKKNLLLFICTVLSFFTVFAVNAVTIVIPSIATEFHMSNIVQNWVTIIFLLVVAVLSVPAGQISAKYGLKKVTIISVVLFIIISIANVLVTSQEQFLACRLILGIALSFINVTSMAMIVNAFPPEERGKALGINITGVYVGLSLSPVIGGILNYNLGWRSVVLFGVPFLFVILALLLTRIDDEWSSFENLPLDLKGSFAYGIGMVLFMYGFTILNTQLGVILTVLGVMILLIFAWIELKQKYPVFDIRFFKNHKFLSANFASLCAYLATYAVTTILNYHLQYIKGFDSQTAGMILLVAPLCQVILAPIAGRLSDRFVPQILAAIGMALGTLSLFLFSFLDSATSIEFLFVAMILYGIGFGLFSPPNTNVIMGSVPPKDTSVASAAVATMRTVGQAMSMGILTLVFAFVMGDVPIIQQYYPLLIQSCQITCIICVVLCIASVFASFVGIKSDS